One window from the genome of Sphingomonas lacunae encodes:
- a CDS encoding beta-glucosidase family protein, whose amino-acid sequence MRPFIFLMGKAFGLLLLTPGVVHAQGQAQIDADTRAAATEAAMTDAERTVLTNGIMPLPFPPVPIPPDALYGAGFVPGIDRLGVPPLWETDAGLGIAWVGGLRGDGATALPSAIAQGATWDSDLVRRAGAMIGGEARALGFNILLAGGINLMRDPRNGRTFEYFSEDPLLSGILGGAAVDGIQSMHVLSTVKHFALNGQETGRRIVDVSIGEPAARESDLLAFEIAIERGRPGSVMCAYNRVNGVPACGSEWLLNQVLKRDWQYPGFVMSDWGAVTGLDMVMAGLDQQSGAQLDPEVFLGQPLADRAATDPLWASRLSDMNRRILRSIFAIGLDQFRPERRPIDLDANAAIAEQVARQGIVLLRNEGDLLPLSRQAARIAVIGGHADRGVLAGGGSSHVQSPEGPGIALVTGRRQDSPQYGMAWHRSAPVTAIRAMVPDASVRYRDGRYISEAVALARDSDIVIIIATQWMTEGRDVPDLSLPDGQDELIMAVAEANPRTIVVLQTGGPVLMPWHDSVGAILAAWYPGARGGEAIASLLFGEHSPSGRLPVTFPAGPDQLPRPHLDGAGEVEPNFIGIGQPGQIVAVNYDIEGADVGYRWYAQQGLRPLFPFGFGLSYTRFSQMLVGLSGGARPTARVRVRNVGYRPGAEVVQLYLTANPLGPQRRLAGFERVELAPGEERLVDVALDPRLLGQWRDGGWYWPDGRYAVAAGTSALETGAPMSLSVAEGMPCTGATGHAACFHAASQ is encoded by the coding sequence GTGAGGCCATTCATCTTTCTGATGGGCAAGGCCTTTGGTCTGCTGTTACTGACACCTGGGGTCGTCCATGCTCAAGGGCAGGCACAAATTGATGCCGACACCCGTGCAGCGGCCACCGAAGCAGCCATGACTGATGCTGAACGCACGGTGCTAACCAATGGCATCATGCCGCTGCCGTTCCCGCCTGTACCCATTCCGCCCGATGCCTTGTATGGCGCGGGCTTTGTTCCGGGCATTGACCGATTGGGCGTCCCTCCACTTTGGGAAACCGATGCTGGCTTGGGCATAGCCTGGGTCGGCGGGCTGCGGGGCGACGGGGCTACCGCCCTGCCTTCGGCCATAGCGCAAGGTGCCACCTGGGACAGCGACCTTGTCCGACGCGCCGGAGCGATGATTGGCGGTGAAGCTCGGGCATTGGGTTTCAACATACTGCTGGCCGGCGGCATCAACCTGATGCGCGACCCACGCAACGGACGGACATTCGAATATTTCAGCGAAGATCCTTTGCTTAGTGGCATCCTTGGCGGAGCCGCAGTTGATGGCATCCAGTCAATGCATGTCTTGTCGACGGTCAAGCATTTCGCCCTCAATGGCCAGGAAACCGGTCGCCGCATCGTGGATGTCAGCATAGGAGAGCCTGCAGCGCGCGAAAGTGACCTGCTCGCCTTTGAAATTGCCATTGAGCGAGGAAGGCCAGGCTCGGTCATGTGCGCCTATAACAGGGTCAACGGCGTGCCTGCCTGCGGCAGCGAATGGCTGCTCAACCAGGTACTGAAACGAGACTGGCAATATCCCGGCTTTGTCATGTCTGACTGGGGCGCCGTGACCGGACTGGACATGGTAATGGCTGGCCTCGACCAGCAGTCTGGCGCCCAACTGGATCCAGAAGTGTTCCTTGGGCAACCGCTCGCTGATCGGGCAGCGACCGACCCCTTATGGGCCAGCCGACTATCCGATATGAATCGCCGGATTTTGCGATCGATCTTTGCAATCGGTCTCGATCAATTCCGGCCCGAACGCCGTCCCATCGATCTGGATGCAAACGCGGCCATTGCCGAACAAGTCGCCAGGCAAGGAATCGTCTTGTTGCGCAATGAGGGAGATCTGTTGCCGCTTTCCCGACAAGCGGCGCGCATTGCAGTAATCGGTGGCCACGCAGATCGCGGGGTTCTGGCTGGCGGAGGTTCTTCACATGTCCAGTCGCCTGAAGGTCCCGGCATTGCCCTCGTGACGGGCCGCAGACAGGATTCGCCCCAATATGGCATGGCATGGCATCGCTCGGCCCCTGTGACGGCCATCCGGGCCATGGTTCCGGACGCCAGCGTCCGTTATCGCGATGGCCGCTACATCAGCGAAGCTGTGGCGCTGGCCCGGGACAGTGACATCGTCATCATCATCGCGACCCAGTGGATGACCGAAGGGCGTGATGTCCCCGACCTTTCCTTGCCCGATGGACAAGATGAGCTGATCATGGCCGTCGCTGAGGCGAACCCCCGGACAATTGTCGTGCTGCAAACCGGCGGCCCGGTATTGATGCCATGGCATGACTCTGTTGGCGCGATTTTGGCAGCATGGTATCCGGGCGCACGGGGCGGAGAGGCCATCGCATCCTTATTGTTCGGTGAACATAGTCCTTCCGGTCGCCTGCCGGTCACTTTTCCTGCAGGCCCGGACCAATTGCCGCGCCCCCACCTTGACGGCGCCGGTGAGGTCGAGCCAAATTTCATCGGCATCGGTCAACCAGGCCAGATTGTGGCCGTAAACTATGACATTGAAGGCGCTGACGTCGGCTATCGTTGGTATGCGCAGCAGGGCTTGCGCCCGCTGTTTCCATTTGGTTTTGGCCTTTCCTATACGCGCTTTTCGCAAATGCTGGTCGGCTTGAGCGGCGGAGCCCGGCCGACAGCACGAGTGCGCGTGCGCAATGTGGGGTACCGGCCGGGGGCGGAGGTGGTGCAACTGTATCTAACAGCCAATCCTCTCGGTCCGCAGCGCAGGCTCGCTGGATTCGAACGGGTTGAACTTGCTCCGGGCGAGGAGCGGCTGGTGGATGTTGCTCTGGATCCCCGCCTGCTCGGCCAATGGCGTGATGGCGGCTGGTATTGGCCTGACGGCCGCTATGCTGTGGCCGCCGGAACGTCTGCGCTGGAAACAGGCGCCCCCATGTCGCTCTCCGTGGCCGAAGGGATGCCCTGTACCGGAGCCACCGGTCATGCCGCATGCTTCCACGCCGCAAGTCAGTGA